The sequence below is a genomic window from Macadamia integrifolia cultivar HAES 741 chromosome 1, SCU_Mint_v3, whole genome shotgun sequence.
gttctttttccttttctttattcatttaGATGTTACGCCCGTGCCCTAACCCTGTCgaatttggacttttgtgatagatctcgGACCGGAGATACAAAGCACTAACAAGTTTTGGTTCGTGGCAGCTGATTGCAAAAAGGGAAAGGTTGATTGCTTGTGCATTTCATGCCAGTCCAACTGAAGGAGATTCAAACCTTCTGATCCCAAAGGGTACGTGAATTCCCACTTCTACATTCGAGCCTCTGAAACAAAATTGTCGGAGGACCATGCCAATAACCTATGGCAACCCCTATGGGATGACCAAGTGGggatagcaagcagtcaaggCAAAGCACTGCTttgaccaccggaaacaccTGGACTGGATCTGATGGCCTGTTGTGCTATTCAATGGGTCCTGATGCCCCGTGGGCCCCACCACCTGCATCATGACCAGTCCCAAATGACCTcgcacactctcccacaccttccgCCATGACTTGTAGACCTTGTGAGTTTAAGGAAGTGTGCCCACATGTCTCGAATGGTGGATTAATCTACATGGACCCGACAAGTGctaaccaaacagaccctaagtaTCCCACCTACTATAAATAggatttctcacttctcacttgtccaaaacgtgggaaggagagaaaagaggagagaaaggaagagagagaaggagaagaaggacgGAAGCTTGGTTGAGCTCCTGGCTTCGCATCCCATTGCCGGATTCATGCCGGAGGTAGGTGTCATCTTCCCCTACCacctctttttcttcattttggaACTTGTGCCTTTGAGCAAGGGAGTGAATTATCGAGTTGGAGGGGTGAGCCTTGACCTCGGTACCTCCTGGAGGTCAGGTTAATGTGCATTTCACTCTCCCATGCGATTGTCGAGCTCACACCAAGTTGGGTGAGCTTCGGTAACACTTTTGACCAAATGTGTAGCTAAGGTTTCAACCGTTTGGTTGTCGTATCTCTCAAATGGCTCAGTCGAATTGAAActtctttagcttaaaatggAGGTGGGAAGACCtcttacaaactccatggatAAAATCTTGACAATCGGGCCCGAGCTGGAGAACCCTCAAATGTGTGGGCACCTTGTTGTATTTCCACTGGAAACACCTGGGTTGGATCTGGTGGTATATTTTTGGCGAAGTCCACCCTTTGGGGAGCTTCTGCCAAGGCCACcggaaacaggactgatatttttggtagaTTTGGTATGTTTCCACTGGCATATTTCCGGTGACCTTACTGTTCTGTCCCAAATTTGACTAACATTGTACTCTTTGGGGCAGCCCTTTTGGGTCCCCCTTTGGTGTTTCTGACACTTGTTAACACCCAATTACCCTTGTACCTAGGACAGAGATAGACACGTACAACGAGATCGATCGTGAGTTGATGTCCGGTTAACACTTGGAACTCCTTCTATCCAagtacaaccaaggtgagggatggttgacttttatttttgggagtgtttgatatttaaaaattactcacatgtgttagaaatttcaaataattatttaattgttgAAATGATTATATTGATCTCATGACATGTCATATATGttaaatcattatgtttataaaattagaaattatgATATGTGACGTATATCGAGGGATGTGTGATGGGATCTGATGTGGCCGATGTGGTTCTAGTAGCGTGATTGTTGTGTgaatgttgcattcatgcattgagtatgtgcattagatttagatatagtcgtggattgcactttgtgggcgatggtgattctggtatcgTGCACTCAGGAACTATATTTGGAAATGGGttcgctttgtggccgatggtaattccagtATCGGGTAGTTCGTACTCAAactgcttgtatgctagataggcttggaaatggatgcgatGTGGCCGATGGTTGATTCTGGTATCGtattccatactaactgtatcattatgcaaggcatgtagtatattgtggttaggtgataTTCATTATGCtatgtccccttgccaacaggggataaggtgttggataacccaattgtAGTAATTTCGATGAacctttccggaatgccaccccacggtacgatgtgattgtagctGGAGGCAAGAAATAGTCCAACTTGGCCAATGGTGATTccggtgtcgtgactgccatgaggggttatcaggggtttgctgggtgattGATGGTCGTCCTGGACCGACAAactcctaatcacgactagggtttgtatcgttggGTGACCAATGTACGAGTTCcgagaccagggatacaacctaatgtgtcgtagtagcatgagTCCAACTAAGTTGTATGTTATgaggtttaataatcaaatggattgcatcattcgcatcatggactatgtgtttatttcTGTACTCATGACATCATGAAATATATGTGAATGTGTGTGcataaaccccacccctcactgagctagttggagcttaCCCTATGTAtatattgctttttagatgaagatgcaggtaccgtggtgccctTGGGATATGACTCTACTCCCTTCGATCCTGAATACAGAGAGatcgactggtggatgccagagggCAAAGAGCACAACCCAGATTGTGCTTGTGACCTATGCCTACTTGGCACCTTGAGAGGcttggttgtctttttttgtattttgatACCAAATTATGGAATGGTATTCTTTTGGACTTATTTTATGTAAATCATGAAACAAATGTAattgaataacttggttatgtttATATGATATCATTAGATGTTATCCCTTTAAGATATGTTCCGCTATATTATTCTCTGATTCTGCTGCAATCATTCTTGTGATTCAATGTGATGtaattgtgaatgttaaggtattgctatcagagatcctgataaAATTTGGAAGACAGGTAAACGTTTTACTCATACCGTTGGTATCCTATTAAGGGTTTCCATGATGACAATGTAGAAGAATCTCACACCACATCAATGGCAACACAAAGAATTATacaaaaaaccaattaaaaaaacCCAAGTGAAAAACAATAATATTATACTAGTCTCCTGCCAAactttttcccctttatttgATTTCACTACATAATGTGGGATCGGAGTCGGACAGGGCAATATGGATCCGATTCTGATTCAAATCATTGACCGGACAACTATTGCCGATTGtcatgaaaatcaatttttttttttttttttttaatcttattatCCTTTGTTCGAACatgatttttttatcttattatcctTTGTCCGAACTAATCCAATGATAGGATATCAATTCAACGATACGATATGGTACCAATTCCAATCCACAGGAGTAGACAGTGGACTGTGTGACCGAATGGGTATGGCAATAGAGATGAAGGAATGGcgtttcttttgaattttactttttgTAGTCATAATTACATATCTTCTACTTCTAGTCATCTTGATTTGATGATGACCAGCTTTTCATACACTACTCTTTCATATTGATTTGATAGATTCGATGGTCACTTTCTAGTCTACcagaaaaaaatggtcattttaaaactttcattcttttttcccattttattttttatacttATTTTATTGCTGTTACTTTTGTCTCAACATGATACGAGAGGGCGTACGGTTGCTATCAGGTAGGACCGTAGGTGTACTAGAGACATAGCACTCCAAAAAGACGTTCCTGTCCCTAGATGGATTAGCAGTGCATATATTTCCACGGAGGCAGGAGTTTGTGCAGTAACCACACGACCAGATAGCATTTTTTCTGAAAGCTATACCGTGCCTAAACTCCTCCCATAATTGAAATgtattattttctaattgcccCTGAAAGGTGAATAACAAATCTGCTAGATTTTATGAAACAACTAACGTATGCAGAGATATCCAATTCCAATAACAAGATAAAagtgtacatatatatatatatatatatatatgtgcagAGAGATCCAATTCCAATAACAAGATAAAAGTgtacatatatatgtatatataaggCCAATCCAATGCATAAAGCTCCCACATGTGCAAGGTCAAAAGCCAAGAACTACACACGCCTTACCCGCGTATGTCAAGAGACAGTTTTGATCACTTAATCACCAAATATATACTCATATACAATAAGTCTATGATATATGATACACATAATTGCGATATGAAGCTtttagtggtttttttttttctggcaaataaaataaatgttccatgataatgatcataACCCCAAGCAAAAGCCCGCTCAAAACGGCATTTCAACTAAACTGACTAGCAATACATAGGCATCTCAACTCAAACCCAAAACCAGCCTGAATGCTGATGGGGCAACGGCTTTCTCCCACTAGGCCACCAACACTAGGCCACCAACCCCATTGGCAGCTTTTTCATTTTCAGGTGTTAGCTTTTACCTTAACCTAGAAAGGtaattaagaaagaagaaacctaTTTGAAGACATTCTTCATTAACATAAATCACATTAACAGTACTAGAAAAACTTCAGGAAGTGCTTGTTTAACTACAATATACTGAGTCACCAACACACTTGAGTAATTAGCAACAATTCACACACACTACCCATGTTTACACTTCCTTCCCCGGTGCATCATTGGCTCTGAACCAATGTAAACGCACTCAGGGACGGAATTAAAACACAGGTTTCCCACTTTACCTCTCATAATTAAACCTAAAAACTAGTGTGCAACAACATATTACAACTGAGAAAGAAAACCCCAATCTTAGGTACCCTTTCCGGAGAGGTTTTTTCCACCACTGTTTTAACCACTTACAAGCAAAAGATTCCACTTCATTGCATTAAAAGCTACTAATGAAATGAAGGTAAATCTTGAGCCCTGGTCCAAAGTCTACTCAGAAGGGTAAAGTAGTCACTTCGTCCTGTCACACAGCTGAGAAGAAGCGTCTGTTcgttttttcagaaatagatcCGACGACGGAAGGAGAGGGGCACCGGGAAGAGCCATTACGGGGTGGCGAGAACTGAACCGGCAAGTACTTATCTGTATCACATGGGAACTTGGATCTCTGAAAAAGGGCTACCAATCCTTCTCTTCCCTGAGatccaaaaacaaagaaaacccaatacATATATAGAAAAGGATACTATTTAAAAACACATAAGCAGAGAAAAGGATAGTGCTAGTGTAGGAAAGGACCTGAATACGAGCATCGTCAATATTACAGATCTTCTTTGATGCAAAAAGATGCCACTTGTGACCATTAAACGAAGTTTTGAACCTATCTGCTGCTTCCTTACTTGTGAAGTTCACGAATGCATAACCCTTGTTTACCCCAGTCCTGATGAAGGAATTAATTATTCCAACGATTAAGAACTCAAAGAAAAAGCTCAAATGAAAGATTAGAAAGGGTAAAAGTAGAGTATATTAAGTACCTGAAATCAATAGGAAGATACACAAAATCGTATGCTGACAGAGATGAACTCGATCCCAACTTGATCTTGGCGTTCTCTTCTATGCAGTGCTTGTCCAACAAGTCTATCAGCATCTCCCTACTGATGTATAATAAATTAtcagcatatatatatatatatagagagagagagagagagagagaacattcCTTTGTTTCCAGCTActaaggaaaacccaaatggaACTTCATTCGACAGAAAGCTTTGGAGATTATATGATGCATGTATCATAATGTACACAAGGATGCACGAAATTActagcgagagagagagagagagaaagagagagtaccTGAGCTTGCTGGGAATATGTCTTATCATAACCGAGCAGCCAAGAAGATGAAgcggaggagaagaagaagctttggTTTGGGGAGGAAGGGGATGATCTGGGTTCCTTCCATGATTAACAAATCTGGGAATCGATGCCCGCCGACATTTTCGGACCCTGTGAAACCCACTTCGAAAACCCTTGAAATCAGCTGGTAAAACCCTACTCTTGCACCCATtgactctttctttctttgcctCTCTCGCCTCCAAACCACTCTCAACCctctccttggtgatatttctgGCGGCAGAGGAGGCGGTGGCTGTGGCTGTGGCGGTGCTGTAGACATACGTGGGAGCAGGAGGTACGAGCGAAGGCGGATCGTCGTGGTTAATTGGGGAATAATAATGGTAGCCTGTCATAAATGGGAAACAGTTAAGAGGAGGAGGGTGAAGCCATGGTGGCTGTGTTGGTGATGTTCCTATAAATGGCGGTGGAGGAAGTGGAGGAAGTGGTGGAAGTTCCAGTCGCAGTTGCGGCAGCTTTGGATGAAACGACGGCCAAAAGGGATGAGCAAAGGGGTTCAgaggttgaggttgaggttgaggCTGAGGCTTTCTATTCCACATAGTTATGTCCAGGCACGACCAAGTGAAAGATAAGAAATGATGAGAAAAGGAGGAGACGCCCGTTGGAGATCATCCACCCTTGCCCCTCCTCTGTGAAAACAACAATGAAAGATGGGATCGAGTTTCTGAGCCTCTAAGGACTGAGTGAGTTTCTCTTTCATGCATGGACCGAACAAGACATTGTTATAAGGAGAACCAAAGACAGAGATATCTACCGTCGGATCAGTACATGTCACATCATTCTATGGATCAAGTGGGGCCCAGGAGTGGTTTTTGGATCAGTACATGCCACAGCATTGCATGGGATCTCCGATACTAACGTGGTGCCTATTATTAGAACGATCGAAGGGCCCATGGTCGACCACTCGacgccgagagagagagagagataatgttACTGTACATCTCACATCATTGTATAGGATCTGCGACTCAGCAGTGGTGTTGTGATGCACTCCTTTGATTTCACGTAAGAACGATGATAGTCTGCCATGGGTGTGGCGGTGTGGTGAGTATTGGATGGTTGAATCGACATCAGTATGCACCTTGATATCGTTTCAATCATCGGATGTTTATCGCACCGCCACACCCACGACAGAGGATGTTTTCACTTTAGAGCATTGTGATCTATTTGTAATTAAGAAATGGAGTTATGTTGTTAATCTAAGTCTATTATCTCCCTGGGAGTATCAGGATTGAGAAATCTTTTGTTTAGGATGAATAAATACAACATACAAAGTCAATCCAATTAGGcaaaaaccaaaaccttaatcaaacaaacccaacccaaaattAGGGCAACAAAGCCAAGCCCTAAAAATGGGCACGACAAACCAAGACATAGGGGGTAAACAAGGAGTGAGAAGTTGAGGTAGAGCTGCTGAATAatcttctttcaattttttccgTTAAATAAAAACCCCTTTATTAGATGTGTTTATGCTTAAATCAATTTACACAAACTTTTTGAATTAAATTAAGAGAAAGAGCTCCTTAAAAAGCAGTGTGGCCCCTACATCAACGTGAGACCAATAGGAGTAGGAGTTTCAATAATAATgaaatttccacctttcatgaaAGTGCATGGAGCAATCATTTATCTCTAAAGCGTTTGAAACTTACAGAAATAGGTAGACCTAATGGTGTATTCATGTATTAAGGTTATGTCCGGTGATGTTTTGTTCTCAAAGAGTgattttggattattttttgtaattcCATTTTGGGGGAAGTTATTATGCGTGAAAGAGTACCGTTTGGTAATCATATATTGAGCCATAatagtttctctctcttcgaATCTCTCCTTCAGTCCTTCAGATTTCATTGACACAAAAGCCTGTCGTGGAGCTTCTTGCAAATTGCCCTTTGCTTCtaatatttcaaattttcaatcgTTTCCCCCTTCTTGATCGTGACAAGCTATCAAGACAATGTGAAAAATGGGATCTCTaccattagagagagagagagagagagagagagagagagagtcaaacaTGGTGTCTCTACTGTAGGGATCCCTTTCGGCTTCTATCGTCTCTGGACTTGCCATCCTCGAACTCCAAATCCAAGCCANNNNNNNNNNNNNNNNNNNNNNNNNNNNNNNNNNNNNNNNNNNNNNNNNNNNNNNNNNNNNNNNNNNNNNNNNNNNNNNNNNNNNNNNNNNNNNNNNNNNNNNNNNNNNNNNNNNNNNNNNNNNNNNNNNNNNNNNNNNNNNNNNNNNNNNNNNNNNNNNNNNNNNNNNNNctcttggttaccaaacacagcctagaagaaaaaaaaaaaaaaaagcaaaaattttatattttcttgtgtgTTTCTTTTGTGTTTCTTGTGTTTTAGGCAAATCTTTTTTTAGCAGTACAAGAAAATTTCACCATTCCCAAGGTGAAttctgaaatttaaaaaaataatcttcTCTTAGACTATGTTTGAtagccaaaagaagaaaataaaataaaataaaagaaaa
It includes:
- the LOC122063164 gene encoding protein MEI2-like 6, with product MWNRKPQPQPQPQPLNPFAHPFWPSFHPKLPQLRLELPPLPPLPPPPFIGTSPTQPPWLHPPPLNCFPFMTGYHYYSPINHDDPPSLVPPAPTYVYSTATATATASSAARNITKERVESGLEAREAKKERVNGCKSRVLPADFKGFRSGFHRVRKCRRASIPRFVNHGRNPDHPLPPQTKASSSPPLHLLGCSVMIRHIPSKLSREMLIDLLDKHCIEENAKIKLGSSSSLSAYDFVYLPIDFRTGVNKGYAFVNFTSKEAADRFKTSFNGHKWHLFASKKICNIDDARIQGREGLVALFQRSKFPCDTDKYLPVQFSPPRNGSSRCPSPSVVGSISEKTNRRFFSAV